Below is a genomic region from Glycine soja cultivar W05 unplaced genomic scaffold, ASM419377v2 tig00104483_1_pilon, whole genome shotgun sequence.
ATCGAAGAACTGCTTTGttcttgaaaaaagaaaaagacataaGAGAGAAGATAGGTAGGTAGGGTTTGTTGGATGagatagagaataaaaaaaacgtaCGATTGCTCAATCTTGTGGAGTTTTCCAGTGCTGGAGAACATAATAATAGAAACCTTGGCATCGTAGAGAACGGTGAGCTCGTTGGCCTTCTTGGTGGTGTTCTGTATCCTCTTGATCTGGATCTTTCCTCTAGCCATAGCTAATAGCTAGCAGCTTCTTCACTTGCTCGATCTGGGACAGCGATTTCAATTAATGAGGGAAAGAGGAGGTGCGTTTGCATTGCCGCAAATGGGAGGCCTCTTTGCCAAATTAGTGAAAGCTATTGCACGCTTTTTCATAAACGTCTTGTGCTCTTTCTCGTTTCATCGTCAACACCAGCTCCCATGTGCACTGTGGGGACCCTTacgagaaagagaagagagagtatGAGAGTGAGAGTATGAGAGGGTCAGTTGAGTGGAGGCAGGAAGGTTCAAGAATTAGGGTTCGCaaaaggagaaggaggaggacacattttgcatttttttgtttctcaattACGACGGGTTTTTATTAAGACCCGCAGTGAATTTAATTACatataacattctaaggcggttttcaatgaccgtcttagaatgtgtgtcgTAAAATACTCTAAAActaacaataattataaaaatgtcacCGTACTATTTTTTAAGGCGGTTTCTGTACAACCGTCGTAGGATACGTGTTGTAAAAAGCTAAATGATGCAAACTTAAGGATATTCATCATTTAGTTACTGGCTTTTCTTGTATAAAATCCAACCTTGGAAAAGAATACCATACATTACACGCATAGGAATTTAATTAATACAGTACAAAATGAACATaacaacaaaagaaattgaCATGCTAACAAGAAAAGTATGAAAATATTGGTGGCAACAGTATATAAGTATGACATACTACATATAAGACCTTCTATTTTATAGTTAAGCCTTATCCCTAAACATAGAtactaaccatttatttaagttttaaaaattgcaaGTATTCACTATTAATTTTTTGGCAATCAACACAAACATTCCACCAATcaccaaatataaaatacagCTAATACAGTTACCTTCTAAATGAGCACCAAGACCCTCCAAAACAGTAAGATTAGCCCTTCAAgttaatacaattttaattttcttatctaCCAGTAGAACCACACttcaaaagtatatatatacaataagtATATTCTTTAAAGAAATCTTGTGGAGGAAACTTCAACTTATCCTTCATGAAGGAATATATTCTTcagtttttattattgaaaaccTGAATTTAGTGTGTCTTATATagtaaaggaaagaaaacaaaaatgaaaagagaaaaaaaaatcacataagtgaggttaattaggaattaaaaaacaataaaatggtttttaaattaacaaatcattatttttaatcataagaAATCAGCGTAAATATAACAATTACTTGTTAGACAAGAAATAAGGACAAGTATTCATTGAAGGGTATtttgaggataaaaaaattgttagagcAGCGGGACTAGTGGGAGTGCCAAGAGGCACACCCATAAAGCACTAGTGTATTTACAAAATGGAAcagaatatttgatttattacttattttattatcgTTGAATATCACACATAACAGATTTatacttttctttaatttcccaccataaaacaagatcaatgaattctaaaataagatattccaaagtccacacctaaaaataaaaaaataaaaactgaaattaaccAATTTTGGTCACAAGTCATTAAGGAGTCTGATAACCAGAGCCTGTATGAACTACAAATCATCAATCAGAGTATTTGAGAATAATTATAGTTCAATAGTGTGACAAATCCAAAAATTCAAGCAGACAAGTAACTTGGTCCAAGCATCATCCACATATCTGCAATGGCATTGACATATTTAATGGCCAAAAATAGAGCATTTTCCATGGTTTACCTCAACATGTGGCTGTCCAGCAAGAAGGTTTGCTACTGCAGTACCTACTACAGCATGACTAGCTTCATGCCGTGCAACTAGAGCCTTCTCACTTCCTTTCAACTTGGCAGTCTTCTCTTCTATTCCCTGAAGCAAGTAACTTGGTACATTTATCCATAATAGATAAACTAGACTCAAATTTACAtaactaaaattttcaatttaacatTTGTGATCGACACTCCAAAGCTACACCTACCTTTAAGCAAGGCCTGGTCATAATTTTTAAGACATTTCCCCCAACATAAGGTGTTGGCAGTATTTTTCCATAATGTACACATACAAGCATGCAGTATTTTTATATACAGACTTCATCATGAACCATGAGGACTTAGCATGTAATGATAATGATATGAGTATGACCACTAAAATCAGGTTTTGAGTAATAACCTGTAAGCTGATCAAGGATCGAGCATAAGGGCAATCAATATCATCTGGAGTCACACAAAATGTAATGGAAAGATCAGGCCCCTTACATATTTTTTACGTAGCTCTTCAAATTGTTTCTGCCAAGAAACATAAGATGAAAACATCAATGTGAGTATAAAACAGCACAAGCCATCATTTCACTCACAGCAACTGATGAGCAAAACATCAAAGGTCCAGTATGAACAAAATTGTGAAACTCTAGCATGCAAATGACACCAAAGTGGAATTTTTCCACGGGATAAGATATATCTGATGAAGAAAGGGGATAAAACAAGGTACTTGCATATCATGCTACCATCAATGTTTAATGCAAAAAGAGCCAACGGGGTTGCCATAAAGATCAAGCCATATTTCATGACTTGCTAATGCTACCAGGAAGCTATATATTAGAATCAGAGAGAGGAGGAGTTATATTCAGCTTAATATTTCTCCAAACATCACGGGCATTTTGGTTTCCTCCGTAGCATTAATGCAACCCAAACAAGTGCTAGAATCAATAACCTGTCTGTCATAGAGAATTGATCTAGCTAGTTGGAAGAACAACATGGCATATCTgccataaaaaaaatgcatacagCTAGCTGGCATTTTAGTCTTCCAAATCCAATCCAATATGACAGCTTTGGTGTGTTGCTATACGAACACCAAAGCCGCCATATTTCTCTGGTTGGGTAACATGCCCCTCTTAGGATTTGATTTTGACACACTATCTTTTGTTAATGTgagacttgaattttttttaatactattccAACAATGTGCATTTCATGGGCAAGGAGAAAACTGAGTTTGCTATGGCGAGTCCACCTTATCAATGATCTCCAAATAATCGTCTCTTCTCGGCCTTCCTTGGAACATTTTGAATCCCAAACACTTTCCCAAATTGTTTGTGAAACCAATTTGAGTAATATCTGAAATATCATTTCTGATGTTCCCAGACAATCTCCGGGAAGCAAAAGCTCTAGACTTCTCaacactaattttcaatccaCGGGTTAAGGGAATCAAGTCCGATCAACCCTTGAAAAAgtgatttgataaaattaattaaaaaaagaaatcacaTGCTGAATGCTTTTTTAGTATCCCAAAGTCAGTCAAAATGagttttaacataaaaattggattattttttatttattataaatgacaAGTATGTTTTCCACTACAATCCTATTTAagttagataaaattattatgagtgATAAGATTTTCCgtctaaatatttaatgtagttATAAACCCATAATTTGAACTTTATGTTTGGTTAAACtagattatttgttttattaacattaaaaagCAATTTTTTCAGTCTTTTAAGTGTATAGAAGTTTGGAACTATCTTTTTAGTACTCCGGCAAATGTCAATTAATACCTTTAGATTAAGGAAATAAAAACTAAAGTCTTtaatgatgattaatttttttttcttcctttataattgtttatatatctaacttctaataaataataattttgaaaaaaaatagttttatacataaaattgaaattaaatttttatattagatgatcataatttaattgttattataataacaaatatatatttaatttcacactaattatcattttagtcactgcaataaaacaacaaaaacaattaattttacactattttatactaattaacttTATACGTCAAGTATTAGAATAACAACAtacaaaactaattttatacttattaacttaaaaaaaaatatatgtatatagatGAAAAATTCCAAGAGAGGAAGGGGCTACTCAAGCCCTTGCTCGTCTTTCTCTAGAATCGTCAGTACAACACCAATACTCTCGAGCTACACATAACCAAGatccttatatattttaaaatgttttaaaaagttCAAGTGAATTGATTTCCAATAGTTTTTATCATTGTACAGAGTAACCTTTAAAGAGTTCTCTCTCATTCTCAttcttgattttctttaaaTCTAAAGATTATAGTAAGTAAACTTATCTAAGCGTAAAGCAAATAAGAAAGCTAGCTACACAAAAAAGCCAACCCTTACCAACTCCCTCAACTTTCACAGAAGTCCTGTATCATCATATCAATGGATCTCCTTTCCTTCACAAAGAGATCGAAACAATCATAACACTAAACAATTCAAACAAGCCCTAGGATTCATCTCCCATTCATAATAAGAGAACTTTCTTCCTTTCCCTTTCACATTAATCCATGCCCAAGCTCTAAGTTTTGCCGGATCCCTTGCGGGCACACAACACAGCTTCCCAATCGACATTGACCCCTCTAAAAATAACATTGTTTGTTTGGGAGGGTACCTGCAGCCCCATCCAAGAGTAACATTTTCTCCCAACTAAATCAGACAACTCACAGAGAAAAAGCATATGCGACACCAATTATTTACCCAATATGCCATTTCAGCCACCACGGCATTCGGATTACAAGAATTTGTGAGTAACCTACTATACTTGTCAGCCAAAGCCCAAAAACTGTATCACCATTCCGGTTGTCCAGCCAGAATTTAGCATCCCTACAACTCCCTAGCCTCCAATATTCTACGTTAATAAAGTTGAATCCTCACCACCACATACCTTTGCCAAATCTCTCCACCAAAGGGAGGCTTTCTTCACAACATTTGAATTTCCGAATCCCCTTCAACCCCCATACTTTGATTCAACAACATTGCACCAAAGACTCCTGTCATGGTTTTTAATTGCGGTTGTGGTTTTACATTGCGAGCAATAGCAAAAAAATGCGATTGATGTGGCCCCAATTAGGGTTGTTGACCTCTATTTAAAACCATGACTCCCGTCatccttaattattttccttattttcattttgcaaGCAATTTATGCCATGAGCAATGCAACATCCTTTACTCCTAGCCCTCCCTTCTCTTTCTCAagacaatttctttttttcccaaTTGATCCAAGAGATATGCTTTTCCCCCTCCACACCTTTCCGCAGaaacaaatttcaaaagttGATAGGTTAAAAGCGCCCAGTAGCTTTCAACTAAGAGAAGTAACTCCAAGGGCATGAATACGAGTGATTAACAACTATTTTGAAACTTACGTACAAAttggattaaaattaaacagctgtgaaaagagagaacaaatttttaaatttgtcattaattagcacatatatttataaatttttataattttcattttttattgaagaaaatatgagatgcaattttactaaaatagaGACTAAAACAAGGAAGGAaaattgattttacaaaaatgccCGCACatgtactttatatatataaagatattcACATGAAGCCAATATTTGTACTGATAAAAATGTTGAAAGATTTGATCATCTACTggatattaatttcattgttaACAATGGCTTGAAGACTTTGTAAAATGTTAAAGCCAACTCTGCTCCAGTGAACCCAGTGAATCAAAGATAATGAAGTTCTCTAGCAACAAATGGTTCAACTGTTTACAATgaacttttttattcaatttacatTTTAGGACTCTGATCTGATCCTCAAAgttcaaaagttttaaaaatgctTGAAGCTTTCAAATAAACGAAGTGTCTCCAAGGATGTGAATATAAGTTATTAGAGCCTTCTTTTAGGAAATTACACGACACAAGAAATACCTCCATTATTATGAATTAACGGTACAAAAGAGTCTTCAAGTCAAGTGCACATGCAGTGCATACAATAATCAAAATCAAGCCAAGCATAAAACATGCAAAAAGTGCACAAGCATATACAATGAGAAACAAGAACATTAAAAAACCCAAAAACAGCCTGTACCGCGAACAGGTGTTCTCGCTCTCCCAACCTCAAAACAACTATTCAAGCAGGCAATTGATTGGTATTGGCGGACGAACTTGATTGGGCTAAGAATGGCTATGCGGAACATGTTGAGTGAAATTTGGTTGGACTTGCAAAGCCTGCTTTGCCTGAGCATAACAAACCTGAATTGTTGTTTGCCTTACTTGAATTATATGGGCTGAACCATCCAAGGAGGTCCTGCTTGCACTGAATTCGGCTGAATTAATTGAACTGCCTTCAGCAGAAATAACAGACCCGAATTCAGTTGAATTAACTGAATTGAAATCGATTGAACTAGCTTAACTGAATTTAGCTAAACTGGTTGACCTGAATTCGGCTGAACTAGTGGAATCAATCTTGCCTGAATTGAATTTGACAGGCTAGGTTCTACCAAATCTGCCAAAAAGCCAATTGGTTGAAACTGTGGTAAAGATCATGCCTGAGTGTTTGCTGATACCTATGAGTTTCCTACCAAAATCATTTGGCCTTGGTTTAGTAGGTCTGTATACCCATGCAAGTACTGATTAACTACCAGAATTTTCTCCAAATTTCCCACGTCTAGCTATTCTCAAATTCTTTAACATGCTGAAATTCGTTGTGAACCATATGATTAATGATATATGCCAATTGTTTAGGCAGCTGAGACATGAGATCGTCTATCACGATGTTGATATGCTATTTATCAAAGGAGGTCGTCATGGCAACATTTTGTCTATTAGTGGTTCATTTGCCATGacaaaagaaattgccaagtaAGCATGGTAATTCACTCGGTCTCTATATGAGagtcacttttcttttgacCAGATTCTAGCGATGTTTGTGAATCCATTCAatccaatgaaaataaaaaaaaaaaatcgatccccaaacaaaaaacagagaaaacataaaaccaaatggataaaaatcttgaaaaactgaatttttttattggattgaatttccaatttaatttttcaaacctATCCAATCCCAATCAAACTTGTacatatgaatatatttttatttcttatatatttataaaattatcatattactTACTATTTGAGTTAAGATGCATAAATatagttatataaataaaatatttattattttaaattaatttttattatatatattacattaatatttaatattttctaataaaaataatagtacgattaaaaaagaaaatcaattcaatCCAAATCGCATCAAATTAGATCCAATTATATCGGattaaagttttgaacaaaactgGCTAGATGATAAAGTAAAAATCTAAAGCgaataaattaaatgatttttccttcaaaaatgATCAAATCAAATCCACGAACACCCCAAACAGATTCCATGTTTTTTCCGTCAAATTTCTGAACTTGTTCAGCTATTTGGTCTCACCGGGCATGCAAATTTTGTTGACACACGAATCTGTCAATTGGATCAACCAAAGGCTTCAGCACGGTTCCAAAATAATGTCAAGCAGATTGTCTTGAGAAGGGAAATTTTACACTGATTTAGCTAATTTTGGAAGCCATTTCCGCAGACAGCAACTGAAATTTGGTTGACAACAACTAAAATTTGCCTGACCGGTGAAAATTGTAACTGCTTCTATAACTGGATCGGATCAAGATTTAAAATACTGGAAATTACTATTTACATCATTTTAGCAAATGAGATTCATCAGAAAACTTCttatatataggcttgagtaATCTTGAAtccatttcattcagcatgctTTTATGAAAGTTGCTAGTGTATAATTGTATTGTACTGGTGTCACATAAATTCCaatcttttcaatatatttagtaGCATTGctctaataaaaaagataatatactAATTAGTATATCATATGagtaaagtaaaatttaatagaaaatatttgatatattagaaaattaaataacccTAACAATACATCTATGTGTATAACCACCTGCAAAGTGTGTGGAGAATTTCAGCTTAATTGGTATTGAGGCATTGTGTCAAGTATCAGTTTTTGATACAACCTCTAAGAAACTCGAGGTTGCACTCGACAAGCAAGATAACATTGCATCTAAGGGATTCAGCTATAACAGAAATCTCTTAAGAGTTTAGACTATGTGTATTATAGCCAGGTATCGTTTCCAAGGAACAGTTGCAACCTGATAAATTGACAACTGAattgaacatatatataaagtcaATTATGTCTGAAACATATTAGCCATAGTGCTGATATAATTGTCACAGTTACAACAACACATCAGTATGTATTCTCAATGATGATATCTTATTTAAAGAACTAATGACATAAATACTACAGTTTAATGTACCATTCTTGTACTGTCCTCGTACctgcaaaaaaaaacttgatgttAATTGAAAGTCTGAGAACATTGATTAAGCAAAGTATAACAAAATTTAGCATACTGatgcaagacaaaaacaaccataacattgataaaattattaaaattgaagtaGCATCATGAATCAATAAAATTGTAGAATTAAGAATCAATGAAATATGAAATGACCAAGGATTTGTAGAATGATCTAACTTCTATTTCACTTAATTCCAGTAATCACGATTAAAAATTTGCAAACCAATGAAAGAGGTGAATGACCGAGAATGAATCACAAAAAAGATTGGTTAGACCGAATGCCTATGCAAAATGGAAACCGACGTATATATCAAAAAGTATAAAACCTGTGATTATAGGTTGAAATCGTTCAAAGCTACAGTCATACAGTAAAAAAAGCACTAATATATATTCAGATCTAGTGTTGCAGAAATTGATGAAGCTCGCAtttggagagagagagggagagaaaacaTGTCAACGAAAGACAGAGAGGGGGAGCATAGGTTGGAGAGATCAGACAAAGATAGCACAGATTAAGATTGAGATGCTGATGAATGAATCCTTGAATTCACATGCAGTGGTTTCATTacttcttttcttaaatttaattataaatgaaattaatatctaaTTTTATCTAGGAATGTAATATGATGCCCAACACAGATATATCAGCTTACTAATTTGATAATGGTAGTGATAACAAAAGACAAGCAGGCAACAGTAACAATTTGTAGTATAAATGTTAACAAATGACATTTTATTAGAATCCACAATATTTCTATACatgctaataaaataaattggttACCAGATGCTACATTTCTAGTAGTAATTCACAACCCAAGAGAAGAATATATGTTAATACATGATATAGATTAGATCTCACATAATTAAGGGACAAAGAATTAAACATCTGACAAAGCGTTCGAGATTATcattatataattgaaaagaCAGAAATTAGATGATGCCAATTAAATAGGgtaatcaagaactcacatctGTAGAATTTCAATAAGGTATGACCAAACTTTTGGTAAAAATCTTGAGGTTGCACCACAACAAAGTTCTGAAACTACCTGAGGGAACGACAGAAACTTGAGACTTACCATCCCTCTGGTTATACAGAATTGTTTGGTATTCATCATCAGCATTTCTAGTGAATTTCAGCATGAAGAAGTCTCCATTGTTAGACATGCACAATGGTAAAGTCATCGAATTTTCTTCATAAGGACGAATATTAAgatgtaaataactaaaatttattaattgaatCCAAGACTTGTCATCTCCAAACTTCCTCATCTGCCATAAGCCAAGATGGGTGTTGTTATCTTGCCAAACGCACAGCAAGTCTCTAAAAACTCCAATATTTGTATCAAAAAAGCAAAAATCGTCCGGAAGAAACAGTGATCTGCAAGTCTCCTTCTCCAGGTCAACAGAAATAATTACGATTTCAGAATGAATGGTTTCTTTTCCCTTAATAACAACCCAATTAAGGGTTCCACTCCGATACACTCCACCAACTTTAGGTAAAGTCCAAAGAACAGGAAAACCTTTAAGGTTTCTCCAACTACTGTCACCCGTGCCATAAACTTTCATCTCAGTCTTTTCAGATACGTCAAGTGAGAGCATAGTCAATGCAATTGCTACAACCTTGTATTTGTCACTTGACAGATCATAGCCAAACCCAAACATTGTTCTATGACCAATGCCCGGGGAAAAAGACAGCGTTGGCGATTCTCTGGGATATCACCCTTGTCGTCTTGTTCCAGAAACAAACACGGTATCCTTCTGGTATTTCGCTAACCCCACAGTGCAACCCATTACATGAACCGACCAGATGGTAACCTGGCATGTTTgcgaaattgaacaagaacATTTCAATTTGTAGGGAATGGAATAACGAACTT
It encodes:
- the LOC114404530 gene encoding F-box/kelch-repeat protein At3g23880-like, which produces MFGFGYDLSSDKYKVVAIALTMLSLDVSEKTEMKVYGTGDSSWRNLKGFPVLWTLPKVGGVYRSGTLNWVVIKGKETIHSEIVIISVDLEKETCRSLFLPDDFCFFDTNIGVFRDLLCVWQDNNTHLGLWQMRKFGDDKSWIQLINFSYLHLNIRPYEENSMTLPLCMSNNGDFFMLKFTRNADDEYQTILYNQRDDDIDCPYARSLISLQGIEEKTAKLKGSEKALVARHEASHAVVGTAVANLLAGQPHVEFIQALVIRLLNDL